Proteins found in one Pontibacter sp. SGAir0037 genomic segment:
- a CDS encoding sodium:solute symporter family protein, giving the protein MRLSLIDIGIIVLYLVAVAAIGLIMKNRAKANKEAYLLGGNTLPWYALGLSNASGMFDISGTMWMVMLAFVYGLKSIWIPWLWPSFNQVFLMMFLAAWLRRSNVTTGAEWMLTRFGTGKGSNKAHSIVVIFALLSCLGFLAYGFIGLGKFVEIFVPWSFVQPYMPFDIPAEFVPHFYGLILTSFAVFYSIMGGMASIVWADVLQYIIMTLAAVIIGVLAVNNLQVAQLNVPEEWKTPFFGATLNMDWTGIIDEVNDKIDQDGYSLFGIFFSMMLFKGILASLAGPAPNYDMQKILSSRSPKDAAKMSGFVSLVLIPTRYLMIIGFAVLALLNYNQLNLESASGIDFERILPAAIQNFAPTGVMGLLLAGLFAAFIGTFAGTLNAAQAYLVNDIYLKYVNPKASNQTVSRMNYITGIVVVALSVVLGFFAKDVNTLLNWIVAGLYGGYISANMLKWYWWRFNSSGFFWGMLAGIVSALTFPYVFAGTLDLYYFPLLFLISLAGSIIGTYAAPATDMETLKDFYMNVRPWGFWKPIAAQVQADYPAIKENKNFWLDMFNVVIGVAGQMCLTVMPIYLVLGMYTELMFSGALLLVCGIILKKTWWDRLPNDKPGFATTLKKTLVSTHS; this is encoded by the coding sequence ATGAGATTATCTCTTATAGATATAGGCATCATTGTGCTGTACCTGGTGGCTGTGGCAGCTATCGGCCTGATCATGAAAAACAGGGCAAAGGCCAATAAAGAAGCATACCTGCTCGGTGGCAATACCCTTCCCTGGTATGCCCTTGGCTTATCGAATGCTTCGGGTATGTTCGATATTTCCGGCACGATGTGGATGGTGATGCTGGCTTTCGTGTATGGCTTGAAAAGCATCTGGATTCCCTGGCTCTGGCCTTCCTTTAACCAGGTTTTCCTGATGATGTTCCTGGCAGCCTGGCTACGACGATCTAACGTTACCACGGGTGCCGAGTGGATGCTTACCCGCTTTGGCACAGGCAAAGGCTCCAACAAAGCCCATAGTATCGTAGTCATTTTTGCTCTTTTAAGCTGCCTTGGCTTTCTGGCATATGGCTTTATCGGCCTCGGTAAATTTGTAGAGATTTTTGTGCCCTGGTCTTTTGTGCAGCCATATATGCCATTCGATATTCCCGCTGAGTTTGTACCGCATTTCTACGGCCTTATCCTTACCTCTTTTGCTGTATTTTACTCTATTATGGGTGGTATGGCCAGTATTGTTTGGGCAGATGTGCTGCAGTATATTATCATGACGCTAGCAGCTGTCATCATTGGTGTGTTAGCTGTCAATAACCTGCAAGTAGCCCAGTTAAATGTGCCGGAAGAATGGAAAACACCTTTCTTCGGCGCCACCCTGAACATGGACTGGACCGGTATCATTGATGAAGTGAATGACAAAATAGACCAGGATGGCTATTCTCTTTTTGGAATCTTCTTCTCTATGATGCTCTTCAAAGGCATCCTGGCCAGCCTGGCTGGTCCGGCTCCGAACTATGACATGCAGAAGATCCTCTCATCCCGCTCCCCGAAAGATGCAGCTAAAATGAGTGGCTTTGTGTCGCTGGTGCTTATCCCGACACGTTATTTAATGATCATTGGTTTTGCCGTACTGGCCCTGCTGAACTATAACCAACTGAACCTGGAGTCGGCTTCCGGCATCGACTTCGAAAGGATTTTACCGGCTGCCATACAGAACTTTGCTCCAACCGGAGTTATGGGGCTGTTGCTGGCTGGCTTGTTCGCAGCTTTTATTGGCACCTTTGCAGGTACTTTAAATGCAGCGCAGGCTTACTTAGTAAACGACATCTACCTGAAGTATGTCAACCCGAAAGCTTCTAACCAGACTGTTTCCCGCATGAATTACATAACAGGTATAGTGGTGGTAGCCCTGAGCGTAGTACTTGGATTCTTTGCAAAAGACGTTAACACCTTGCTTAACTGGATTGTTGCAGGCTTGTACGGAGGCTATATCTCGGCGAATATGCTGAAGTGGTACTGGTGGCGCTTTAACAGCAGCGGCTTCTTCTGGGGAATGCTGGCAGGTATTGTTTCCGCGCTCACCTTCCCGTATGTTTTTGCCGGAACGTTAGACCTGTATTATTTCCCGCTCCTGTTCCTCATTTCGCTGGCTGGCAGCATAATCGGAACCTATGCAGCGCCTGCAACAGATATGGAAACCCTGAAAGACTTTTACATGAATGTGCGTCCGTGGGGATTCTGGAAACCGATTGCAGCACAGGTTCAAGCCGACTACCCTGCCATAAAGGAAAACAAAAACTTTTGGCTGGATATGTTTAATGTAGTTATAGGTGTCGCGGGCCAGATGTGCCTGACGGTGATGCCTATTTACCTGGTGCTGGGCATGTATACTGAGTTGATGTTTTCGGGCGCATTGCTGCTGGTTTGCGGCATTATCCTGAAGAAAACCTGGTGGGACCGGTTGCCCAACGACAAGCCGGGTTTTGCCACGACTTTAAAAAAGACTTTAGTAAGCACACATAGCTAA
- a CDS encoding glycoside hydrolase family 26 protein translates to MPRIIVSLFALLLFQVSCIPLVAQQKPVNPKATSETKHLYKNLQSLSQKGIMFGHQDALAYGMGWAYQENRSDVKEVAGEFPAVVGWDLGYLELGSPVNLDSVPFDKMRTYVQQVYAMGGLNTFSWHLNNPLDPTKTSWDKMDATIQHLFRNPEAMQRYEGWLDKLATFLLSLKGPKGELIPVVFRPLHEHTGSWFWWGREHCSPEEYKQFWQHTVHYLRKKKVNNVLYAYSTDRFTSREDYLERYPGDNYVDIVGFDIYHRLPEDTTQYAEINQAFVADARCMVETLRAIGQEKKKVWVLSETGLETLPVADWWTNILYPVVKEAGLAYVLVWRNGRPDHYYAPYPGQKSAEDFKKFASKPDVWLMKSAARENIYSPIPKSRKNKR, encoded by the coding sequence ATGCCAAGAATTATAGTAAGCCTATTTGCTTTGTTGCTGTTTCAGGTCAGTTGTATACCTTTAGTGGCGCAGCAGAAGCCTGTTAACCCGAAGGCTACTTCTGAAACAAAGCACCTGTACAAAAACCTGCAAAGCCTGTCACAAAAAGGGATTATGTTCGGCCACCAGGATGCACTGGCTTATGGCATGGGATGGGCTTACCAGGAAAACCGCTCTGATGTAAAAGAGGTAGCCGGTGAATTTCCGGCCGTAGTTGGCTGGGACCTGGGGTACCTGGAACTGGGCAGTCCTGTAAACCTGGATAGCGTGCCCTTCGATAAAATGAGAACCTATGTGCAGCAGGTATACGCAATGGGTGGACTCAATACCTTTAGCTGGCACCTGAACAACCCTCTGGACCCGACTAAAACCAGCTGGGACAAAATGGATGCTACAATACAGCACCTCTTCCGTAATCCTGAGGCAATGCAACGCTATGAGGGCTGGCTCGATAAGCTGGCCACCTTCCTGCTCAGCCTGAAAGGTCCGAAAGGCGAATTGATTCCGGTGGTTTTCCGCCCGCTGCACGAGCACACCGGCAGCTGGTTCTGGTGGGGCCGCGAACACTGTTCTCCTGAAGAATACAAGCAGTTCTGGCAGCACACAGTTCATTACCTGCGCAAAAAGAAAGTAAACAACGTGCTTTACGCCTACTCTACCGACAGATTTACCTCCAGAGAAGATTACCTGGAGCGTTACCCAGGAGATAATTATGTAGACATAGTTGGATTTGATATCTACCACCGCCTGCCTGAAGACACCACTCAATATGCGGAAATCAACCAAGCCTTTGTGGCGGACGCGCGCTGCATGGTAGAAACCTTAAGAGCCATCGGGCAGGAAAAAAAGAAAGTATGGGTTCTGTCCGAAACAGGCCTGGAAACCTTACCTGTAGCAGACTGGTGGACAAACATCCTCTACCCTGTTGTAAAAGAGGCAGGACTGGCCTATGTACTTGTATGGCGTAACGGCCGCCCAGACCACTATTATGCCCCTTATCCCGGTCAGAAGAGTGCTGAAGATTTCAAGAAGTTTGCCAGCAAGCCCGATGTGTGGCTGATGAAAAGTGCGGCACGGGAAAACATATACAGTCCAATCCCTAAAAGCAGAAAAAATAAGCGCTAA